Proteins encoded within one genomic window of Acidithiobacillus sp. AMEEHan:
- the tnpB gene encoding IS66 family insertion sequence element accessory protein TnpB, whose amino-acid sequence MWVGPERTVFVIQEPVDMRKSIDGLAALVLESWGNAPLRTAVFVGFNKGRDKVRLLWWDRQVCPGAKDYGVAKSRKIPPKYEGQLQHSLAVSRSDLLVYASYRPEVDPKPILIEVKPAPVYQDRLFRMEEAFWKAVQERDWSLFDSVATGSLPEGFAEIAAEYREVAQLLSEVSDRENLEKGTLVYFGWRGLTRCLRSGSHPIQSSWL is encoded by the coding sequence GTGTGGGTAGGGCCAGAGCGGACGGTCTTCGTCATCCAAGAGCCCGTCGACATGCGCAAGTCCATTGATGGGCTGGCCGCTCTGGTGCTGGAGAGCTGGGGAAATGCGCCGTTGCGTACGGCGGTCTTTGTGGGATTCAACAAAGGCCGGGATAAAGTCCGTCTGCTCTGGTGGGACCGCCAGGTGTGCCCCGGCGCCAAGGATTACGGCGTTGCCAAGTCTAGGAAGATACCGCCCAAGTATGAGGGTCAGTTGCAGCACTCCCTTGCCGTTTCCCGCTCGGATTTGCTGGTGTACGCCAGTTACCGCCCAGAAGTGGATCCGAAGCCCATTCTGATCGAGGTCAAACCAGCTCCTGTCTATCAGGATCGTCTCTTTCGCATGGAAGAAGCATTCTGGAAAGCGGTTCAGGAGCGCGACTGGAGCCTCTTTGATTCGGTAGCTACTGGATCGCTCCCAGAAGGGTTTGCGGAGATTGCTGCAGAATACCGAGAGGTAGCGCAACTCTTGTCCGAAGTATCAGACCGAGAAAACCTTGAAAAAGGTACTCTTGTCTACTTTGGTTGGCGAGGGCTCACTCGCTGCTTGCGGAGTGGAAGTCACCCGATCCAAAGTTCGTGGCTCTAG
- the hemW gene encoding radical SAM family heme chaperone HemW → MPELSVAPLSLYVHLPWCKAKCPYCDFNSYAAAEFPAERYVDSLIVDLERELPRVWGRQVHSIFFGGGTPSLFSPAALDRLLSAIRARLRLLPQAEISLEANPGAVDAAAFTGFRDAGINRLSLGVQSFADRFLQTLGRIHDARAAHMAIEALQKAGFENWNLDLIFALPAQDLAAARRDLRTALAYQPPHLSLYQLTLEPGTPFAAQIPARLPDADSAADMEETLRSELAAAGLQRYEVSAHARSGRQCWHNRNYWLYGDYLGIGAGAHEKITVPGQGIWRSRKAPRPESYMAAALHGEGQLAEEHWVPTQERPFEFFLNALRLLEGFDEEIFEERTGISFLLVEARLRQALRDGLLARDGRHWRPTPLGINWLNQLCRQFLPETRTIQSWPIASAS, encoded by the coding sequence ATGCCTGAACTTAGTGTAGCTCCCCTTTCCTTGTATGTGCATCTTCCCTGGTGCAAGGCCAAATGCCCATACTGTGACTTCAATTCCTACGCCGCGGCAGAGTTTCCGGCCGAGCGCTATGTCGACTCCCTGATCGTCGATCTGGAGCGCGAACTCCCCCGCGTTTGGGGGCGCCAAGTGCACAGTATCTTTTTCGGCGGTGGCACACCAAGCCTCTTTTCTCCTGCGGCTCTCGATCGCTTGTTGAGCGCCATTCGCGCCCGACTTCGTTTGCTGCCGCAGGCGGAAATCAGTCTGGAAGCCAATCCCGGCGCCGTCGATGCGGCTGCATTCACAGGATTTCGTGATGCCGGAATCAATCGCCTATCGCTGGGGGTACAATCGTTCGCTGACCGTTTTCTGCAAACCCTGGGCCGGATACACGACGCCCGTGCCGCGCACATGGCCATCGAGGCATTGCAGAAAGCTGGCTTCGAAAACTGGAATCTGGATCTGATTTTTGCTCTGCCTGCGCAAGACCTTGCCGCCGCGCGGCGAGATCTGCGCACCGCGCTTGCCTATCAGCCGCCCCATTTGTCCCTGTACCAACTGACTCTGGAACCGGGCACCCCATTTGCCGCGCAAATTCCCGCGCGCTTGCCCGATGCCGATTCTGCCGCCGACATGGAGGAAACGCTACGCAGTGAATTGGCCGCTGCCGGTCTGCAGCGCTACGAAGTATCGGCGCATGCACGCTCTGGCCGGCAGTGTTGGCACAATCGAAATTACTGGTTATATGGTGATTATCTGGGCATTGGCGCAGGCGCACACGAAAAGATCACGGTTCCAGGGCAGGGCATCTGGCGCAGTCGCAAAGCGCCGCGTCCGGAGAGTTATATGGCTGCGGCGCTGCATGGTGAAGGGCAATTGGCCGAGGAACATTGGGTGCCAACGCAAGAGAGACCCTTCGAGTTTTTTCTCAACGCCCTGCGTTTGCTGGAGGGCTTTGACGAAGAGATCTTCGAGGAGCGAACGGGAATCAGCTTCCTGTTGGTAGAGGCGCGTCTGCGCCAGGCCCTACGTGATGGTTTGTTGGCGCGGGATGGGCGCCACTGGCGCCCCACCCCTCTGGGAATAAACTGGCTCAATCAACTCTGTCGACAGTTTCTCCCCGAGACGCGCACAATTCAGTCGTGGCCCATTGCCTCGGCCTCATGA
- a CDS encoding transposase, which yields MKAQRVGGAVLHNRSQPAPPQIKPAPVQAPFSTPFRHRLSALSPFGDLALPKKLAAAVANLSAPPKNPKPKAGFWKQCQRLGRTSNTGGLTFLAQQQLLVSVVNPAQIHAFGKAELSRAKMDKADARLIARFCRMHRPAPWVGHIRHQLTDRDHPCLKSCRPECTLFGGAHDQRNQRPRSPEYAVVMETSIVKSQEEVFQELNRASVPPALIAYPQRAP from the coding sequence GTGAAAGCTCAGCGGGTTGGAGGGGCCGTTCTCCATAACAGATCCCAACCGGCGCCGCCACAGATAAAACCGGCCCCGGTTCAAGCCCCGTTCAGCACACCATTTCGACACCGACTGTCCGCTCTGTCCCCATTCGGCGATTTGGCGCTCCCAAAAAAACTTGCCGCTGCTGTTGCCAACCTATCTGCTCCTCCCAAAAATCCAAAGCCTAAAGCTGGATTCTGGAAGCAGTGCCAACGACTGGGAAGAACGTCGAATACCGGGGGACTTACGTTCCTAGCGCAGCAACAGCTGTTGGTCAGCGTGGTCAATCCGGCACAGATTCATGCGTTCGGGAAGGCCGAGCTATCCCGAGCCAAAATGGACAAGGCCGATGCCCGGCTCATCGCTCGCTTTTGTCGCATGCACCGTCCCGCACCTTGGGTGGGTCACATACGTCATCAATTGACTGATCGTGATCACCCGTGCCTTAAATCATGTCGGCCAGAATGTACCCTTTTCGGGGGTGCCCACGATCAGCGGAATCAGCGCCCTCGATCGCCGGAATACGCAGTGGTTATGGAAACGAGCATAGTCAAAAGCCAAGAAGAGGTATTTCAGGAGTTGAACCGCGCATCCGTACCACCAGCTTTGATCGCATACCCCCAACGAGCCCCTTAA
- a CDS encoding pyridoxal phosphate-dependent aminotransferase produces MDIRLSSRVSSVRPSPTLAVTARAAELKRQGKDIVSLGAGEPDFDTPEPIKDAAKLALDRGFTKYTAVGGTPELKAAVAAKFARDNGLQFSASQILVSVGGKQSFFNLCQALLNPGDEVIIPAPYWVSYPDMVLLAEARPVILETDISVHFKISAEQLAAAITPRTRLLVLNSPSNPSGMAYSREELAALGEILRAHPGILIASDDMYEKILFGAAPFVNIANACPDLLPRCIILNGVSKAYAMTGWRIGYCAGPSALIAAMETVQSQSTSNPCSIAQAAAQSALESGDSLLTPMLQAFARRHQYVYDRLRSFPGVTVLPSAGTFYSFPNVQGVMQTRGIESDLQLAEQLLEAGVAVVPGSAFGCPGHLRLSFATSDENLRLALDRIGAYITAPA; encoded by the coding sequence GTGGATATTCGCCTTTCCAGCCGCGTTTCGTCGGTTCGACCCTCCCCTACCCTGGCGGTTACCGCCCGCGCCGCAGAGCTGAAACGACAAGGGAAAGACATTGTCAGTCTGGGCGCTGGTGAGCCGGACTTCGACACGCCGGAACCCATCAAAGATGCCGCCAAGCTAGCTCTGGATCGCGGCTTCACCAAGTATACTGCGGTGGGTGGCACCCCCGAGCTGAAGGCGGCAGTCGCCGCCAAATTCGCCCGCGACAATGGGCTGCAATTCAGTGCCAGTCAGATCCTGGTCTCCGTCGGCGGCAAGCAAAGTTTTTTCAATCTTTGTCAGGCGCTGCTCAACCCCGGGGATGAGGTCATCATCCCGGCACCCTATTGGGTGTCGTATCCCGACATGGTCCTGCTGGCCGAGGCGCGTCCGGTGATCCTGGAAACGGACATTAGCGTGCATTTCAAGATCTCGGCCGAGCAACTAGCCGCAGCAATCACCCCGCGTACGCGTCTGTTGGTGCTCAACAGTCCATCCAATCCCTCGGGGATGGCATATAGCCGGGAAGAACTTGCCGCCTTGGGCGAGATTCTGCGGGCCCATCCAGGGATTCTCATCGCCAGCGACGACATGTACGAAAAGATCCTCTTCGGTGCTGCGCCGTTTGTGAACATTGCCAATGCCTGCCCGGACCTGCTGCCGCGTTGCATCATCCTGAACGGCGTTTCCAAGGCCTACGCCATGACCGGATGGCGAATTGGCTATTGTGCCGGACCATCGGCGCTCATCGCCGCCATGGAAACCGTGCAGTCGCAGAGCACCTCCAATCCGTGTTCCATTGCGCAGGCGGCGGCCCAATCTGCCCTGGAGAGTGGAGATAGCCTGCTCACTCCCATGCTCCAAGCCTTCGCGCGGCGCCATCAGTATGTCTATGATCGCCTGCGTAGCTTTCCCGGCGTTACCGTTTTGCCATCCGCAGGGACATTTTACAGCTTTCCCAATGTGCAGGGCGTGATGCAGACCAGAGGCATCGAATCCGATCTGCAGTTAGCCGAGCAGCTTTTGGAGGCTGGGGTTGCTGTGGTT
- a CDS encoding ferritin-like domain-containing protein, with product MAHETLHEPLDKLSSNTLDIHRAISSLMEEFEAVDWYQQRVDACQDEALKAVLAHNRDEEIEHAAMVLEWLRRKLPRLDKELREYLFTEGSITGHEAEAMGHD from the coding sequence ATGGCCCACGAAACCTTGCACGAACCTTTGGACAAACTAAGCAGCAATACTCTGGATATCCACCGCGCCATCAGCTCCTTGATGGAAGAGTTCGAGGCCGTTGATTGGTACCAGCAGCGGGTAGACGCCTGCCAAGATGAAGCCTTGAAAGCCGTGCTGGCGCACAATCGCGACGAAGAAATCGAACATGCGGCCATGGTTCTGGAATGGCTCCGGCGCAAGCTCCCGAGGCTGGACAAGGAGCTGCGCGAATATCTATTCACCGAAGGATCCATTACCGGTCATGAGGCCGAGGCAATGGGCCACGACTGA
- a CDS encoding pseudouridine synthase, with protein sequence MAKAARFGLARILSKRGICSRTVAAQWIRAGRVSVAGEIILDPEQGFPLQQAAIAVDGGLVAVPERRVIMLHKPRGYLVTRSDTRGRRTVYELLPGDCWLAPVGRLDQASSGLLLFANDPSWAQTLLDPESHLCKCYHVQIQPPLEAEQIAALTAGPRIEGVQYQPMQVREIRCGGKTQWLEFQLIEGRNRQIRRLLASQDRKVLRLLRIAIGTLTLGSLRPGEWRELTPEEIPETSTNGPGRMRWIDSHQ encoded by the coding sequence ATGGCGAAAGCCGCGCGCTTTGGTTTGGCGAGAATCCTTTCCAAACGTGGTATCTGCTCCCGCACCGTTGCAGCGCAATGGATCCGAGCCGGTCGGGTGAGCGTAGCCGGAGAGATCATTCTTGATCCGGAGCAGGGCTTTCCTCTGCAGCAGGCCGCGATTGCCGTCGATGGAGGCTTGGTGGCTGTACCCGAGCGCCGCGTCATCATGCTCCACAAACCGCGAGGCTATCTGGTAACCCGCAGCGACACACGGGGACGTCGGACGGTCTATGAGCTGCTTCCCGGCGATTGCTGGCTGGCGCCGGTGGGCCGTCTAGACCAAGCCAGCAGCGGGCTATTACTGTTCGCGAATGATCCGAGCTGGGCGCAGACCCTGCTCGATCCGGAAAGTCATCTGTGTAAATGTTACCATGTGCAGATCCAGCCGCCTCTGGAGGCGGAGCAGATTGCCGCCCTCACAGCAGGTCCGCGGATCGAAGGGGTGCAGTACCAGCCCATGCAAGTCCGCGAAATCCGCTGTGGAGGGAAGACCCAGTGGCTCGAATTCCAGCTGATAGAGGGGCGTAACCGGCAAATTCGTCGTTTGCTGGCTAGCCAGGACCGCAAGGTACTACGTTTGCTGCGGATTGCCATTGGCACTCTGACGCTTGGCTCCCTGCGTCCGGGCGAGTGGCGAGAGCTCACCCCCGAAGAGATTCCAGAGACGAGCACCAACGGTCCTGGACGCATGCGATGGATTGACTCGCACCAGTAG
- a CDS encoding PilC/PilY family type IV pilus protein, producing MNSRAIVSLLVGGTIFFGLLQDSDAGTLPPLLSISPTPLLATHYGKPNILFILDNSQSMDGDLSGAIMTGSGTATSNGFSPSVINANSSSPADYSVPAGFTAPVTNATSGTTPYTVCTNNTCTDNSASRLNVAKEAILQSYNQWNGLMNFGLMDYKVKGTPSINTTWVYYMSGPDGFSFGQSASAPPQITPQGTTVQLHAVPNPCYYSNTQNTYSCQQIHNFFASNGVSGSFGDEYLYIQDTSDEPNINDVLYAGGGLNSNFITYGGPNPGNPYTNYNLQHYNSGSINENYYNSVPNNGQFSTGPTNAGYVPYSPEVWYSERGFGYYNNISNAGNLVIPIAASTTSQLNEFKTNLAPETNNPSSSEIKADAVNAPMSETLQSALNYLTGTTLPSSNGCSAPTYIIFITDGLPTVSNSGALWPPLGSAAASGYTEYATFNSNGTVNSTNDRALTDTISALQELADNGIKTYIIGVGAGVDPKLNPVAADTLQAMALAGGTAQYFPATSPAAVSSDISVILKKVEQQLSTTGVALNASSNTAANLVYQASFNTKFWTGNLLAETLSSVYTSPSSPTIQWEAVGTHGNGTLTATSLSNKVFTWNPACGNNGCGEPFIWSSLSTSQQSELEQGWSSLSGSQQATFGGSSATYGQAIMAWMLTGNTSGGIFRSPEALLGDIVDSSPVYVGSPDQGLLTPSYQSFAQQNASRTPVVYVGSNGGLLYAFNATTGAPVFAYVPEGVYNDLWKLPQLNYTHRFYVDGTPSEADIETSSNSWESVLVGGLNDGGDAIYALNVTNPTGFNSSDVLWQFKNPDLGLTYSQPQLSEVDVKGVPTWVAIFGSGYNSPAGWPYLFIVNAGTGRLIKSVNLCAAVNYNSTYCSTNFPDGLSTPALASSGNGFLAGTAYVGDLQGNLWDINLSQLLNPPSVPSPNTPPTVSVLFHATTTSSTNCPGGASTCTVPQPITTQPLVTTAPAGAPAGNFVLFGTGQLLQTSDLSNTSVQSIYGILSSGNGKIVTLSQLQQRAITGVTSNNGEHVVVELPPSSGNGLINWAMQKGWYMNLTDSANGNLPVGLRSISNMEINLNRLIFTMYAPSSDTCGGTGTSYLMIINYIEGTTFSQPQFFLNNNLTQPLTANSQYVSGVSLGDVYANTPTQVGNHLLVPLGNGAISSFVLPSPPVSPIGWRSIIAP from the coding sequence ATGAATAGTAGAGCGATAGTTTCTCTCCTCGTTGGCGGAACCATATTCTTTGGTTTATTGCAGGACAGCGACGCAGGTACTCTTCCTCCGCTACTCTCTATATCTCCAACGCCGCTTTTGGCCACTCATTATGGAAAACCCAATATTCTTTTCATTCTAGATAATTCTCAGTCTATGGATGGAGATCTATCTGGGGCAATTATGACAGGATCTGGGACAGCTACCTCCAATGGTTTCTCTCCTTCTGTAATTAATGCCAACTCGAGCAGTCCGGCAGATTATTCTGTTCCAGCCGGGTTTACCGCGCCTGTCACCAATGCTACTTCAGGAACCACACCGTACACTGTATGCACTAACAATACCTGCACCGATAATTCCGCGAGCCGCCTTAATGTAGCAAAAGAGGCCATTCTGCAATCTTATAACCAATGGAATGGCTTGATGAATTTTGGACTGATGGACTATAAGGTAAAAGGTACGCCAAGCATCAACACAACTTGGGTATATTACATGAGTGGTCCCGATGGTTTTTCCTTCGGTCAATCTGCTTCCGCTCCACCGCAGATCACACCGCAAGGAACAACGGTCCAATTACATGCCGTACCAAATCCATGTTATTATAGTAATACGCAGAATACCTACTCCTGCCAACAAATTCATAACTTCTTCGCGTCTAACGGGGTGTCTGGTTCGTTCGGTGACGAATATCTCTACATCCAAGATACGAGTGATGAGCCGAATATTAATGACGTCTTGTACGCCGGAGGTGGATTGAATTCGAACTTCATCACCTACGGAGGTCCAAATCCAGGAAACCCGTATACGAATTACAACCTGCAACACTATAATAGCGGTAGCATAAACGAAAATTATTATAACAGCGTTCCAAATAATGGACAGTTTAGCACCGGTCCTACCAATGCCGGTTATGTACCATATTCACCAGAGGTCTGGTATTCGGAAAGAGGTTTTGGATATTATAACAATATATCTAATGCAGGCAATCTTGTCATCCCTATAGCTGCCTCAACTACATCGCAGCTTAATGAGTTTAAAACAAATCTTGCACCGGAAACAAACAATCCTAGTTCTTCAGAAATCAAGGCTGATGCGGTTAATGCGCCGATGTCGGAAACACTACAAAGTGCATTGAACTACCTTACTGGCACTACGTTGCCAAGCAGTAATGGATGTTCCGCCCCGACGTACATTATTTTTATTACAGATGGGCTACCGACGGTATCCAACAGTGGAGCCTTGTGGCCGCCGTTGGGAAGTGCTGCGGCATCGGGTTATACCGAATATGCGACATTTAATTCGAATGGTACAGTCAACTCTACCAATGACCGCGCACTCACGGATACCATATCCGCTCTGCAGGAATTGGCAGATAATGGTATAAAAACCTATATCATTGGTGTGGGCGCGGGCGTTGATCCAAAGCTCAATCCTGTGGCTGCAGATACGCTGCAAGCCATGGCGTTAGCTGGTGGTACTGCCCAATATTTTCCAGCAACAAGTCCGGCCGCGGTTTCTTCTGACATTAGCGTTATCCTGAAAAAGGTTGAACAACAACTGAGCACGACCGGCGTCGCCTTAAACGCATCCAGCAATACGGCGGCGAATCTGGTATACCAAGCAAGTTTCAACACCAAGTTTTGGACTGGCAACCTGCTGGCGGAAACATTGAGCAGTGTCTACACGTCTCCCTCCTCACCTACAATCCAGTGGGAGGCGGTAGGTACCCACGGTAATGGAACACTTACTGCCACCAGCTTGAGCAATAAGGTGTTTACTTGGAATCCTGCATGTGGCAATAACGGTTGTGGAGAGCCTTTTATTTGGAGCAGTCTCTCTACCTCACAGCAATCGGAGTTGGAACAAGGTTGGTCTAGCCTCAGCGGTAGCCAGCAAGCGACATTTGGCGGAAGCTCAGCTACTTATGGGCAGGCAATCATGGCTTGGATGCTTACTGGAAACACCAGTGGAGGTATTTTTCGTTCTCCGGAGGCATTGCTGGGAGATATTGTCGATAGCAGCCCAGTATATGTTGGATCTCCTGACCAAGGATTGTTAACGCCCAGCTACCAAAGTTTTGCACAGCAGAATGCTTCGCGCACGCCTGTGGTCTATGTTGGGTCTAATGGCGGGCTCTTGTACGCTTTTAACGCGACCACAGGCGCGCCTGTTTTTGCCTATGTTCCGGAAGGGGTGTATAACGATCTCTGGAAGCTCCCGCAGTTAAATTATACTCATCGCTTTTACGTGGATGGCACGCCGTCTGAGGCGGATATTGAGACGAGTTCCAACTCTTGGGAAAGCGTATTGGTCGGCGGATTGAATGATGGCGGAGATGCAATTTACGCTTTGAATGTAACTAACCCCACGGGGTTTAATTCATCAGATGTTCTGTGGCAGTTCAAAAACCCGGACTTGGGACTCACGTATAGTCAGCCGCAACTCTCTGAAGTTGATGTTAAAGGGGTACCAACATGGGTTGCTATTTTTGGATCTGGTTACAATAGTCCAGCTGGGTGGCCCTATTTATTTATTGTAAATGCGGGAACTGGGCGGCTTATTAAATCGGTCAATCTCTGCGCAGCCGTAAATTACAATTCTACATATTGCAGCACAAATTTTCCGGATGGTCTTTCCACCCCAGCTCTCGCATCATCCGGAAATGGTTTCCTGGCGGGTACGGCCTATGTTGGAGACCTGCAGGGAAATCTCTGGGACATTAATCTCAGTCAGCTACTCAATCCTCCGTCTGTTCCGTCACCTAATACACCACCTACTGTGTCCGTGTTATTTCATGCAACAACAACCAGTTCGACAAATTGTCCAGGAGGGGCGTCTACTTGTACGGTTCCGCAGCCGATCACCACGCAACCACTGGTTACTACTGCTCCTGCTGGTGCGCCTGCCGGAAATTTTGTTCTATTCGGGACCGGGCAATTGCTTCAGACATCCGATCTCTCAAATACTTCTGTGCAATCAATATACGGGATATTATCTTCTGGAAATGGTAAGATAGTAACACTATCGCAGTTGCAGCAACGTGCCATTACGGGAGTTACAAGCAACAACGGTGAGCACGTGGTCGTTGAGTTGCCGCCATCGAGCGGCAACGGCCTTATAAACTGGGCCATGCAAAAAGGGTGGTACATGAACCTTACGGATAGCGCGAACGGTAATTTACCCGTTGGACTGCGGTCTATATCAAATATGGAAATCAATTTGAATAGGCTAATATTCACTATGTACGCTCCATCTAGCGATACTTGTGGTGGCACAGGCACCAGTTATCTAATGATTATCAACTATATCGAAGGTACAACTTTTAGTCAGCCTCAGTTCTTTCTGAATAACAACCTCACGCAACCATTGACCGCCAATTCTCAGTACGTTTCTGGCGTGTCCTTAGGTGATGTTTATGCAAACACACCGACACAGGTTGGCAATCATTTGTTGGTCCCCTTGGGAAATGGAGCCATCTCATCCTTTGTCCTTCCTTCCCCTCCTGTTTCGCCGATTGGATGGCGCAGTATTATCGCACCATAA
- a CDS encoding LON peptidase substrate-binding domain-containing protein, which produces MTAQQDAQEWVDLFLLSSVLFPNAQMGLRIFEPRYLDMVSRAMRSGKPFGICLAETESAPVPVGTLARIIDWNSEDGLLLLEIEGMQRFTVQEWEHANDITIGRIHLWPEEPILPLAFEHDWLRPILQQITEDPAAQNLDASRAGMILAQALPVRAAEKQQLLLLQDPLERLRRIASILHKQVGR; this is translated from the coding sequence ATGACGGCGCAGCAAGATGCGCAGGAGTGGGTTGACCTATTTTTACTCAGTTCGGTTCTTTTTCCCAATGCCCAAATGGGTCTGCGGATCTTCGAGCCGCGCTATCTGGACATGGTCAGTCGCGCCATGCGCAGCGGCAAACCCTTTGGCATCTGCCTGGCCGAGACAGAGTCGGCGCCAGTGCCGGTAGGCACCTTGGCAAGGATCATCGACTGGAACAGTGAAGATGGTCTTTTGCTTCTGGAAATCGAGGGCATGCAGCGCTTCACCGTGCAAGAGTGGGAGCACGCCAACGATATCACGATTGGGCGCATTCACCTCTGGCCGGAGGAGCCCATTCTTCCCCTCGCCTTTGAGCATGACTGGCTGAGGCCCATCCTGCAGCAGATCACCGAAGACCCGGCGGCGCAGAATCTGGATGCCAGTCGCGCGGGCATGATTCTCGCTCAGGCGCTACCGGTCCGGGCAGCGGAAAAACAGCAACTGCTGCTGCTGCAGGATCCCCTCGAGCGCCTGCGGCGAATCGCCAGCATTTTGCACAAGCAGGTCGGCCGATGA